Below is a genomic region from Carassius auratus strain Wakin chromosome 2, ASM336829v1, whole genome shotgun sequence.
CTGACAGAAGTGCTCAATCAAAATCTCATCTGGTCCCTTTCTacaattttccatttttatgtcATTGATGCTTTTAAAACTGTTCTGTAGATTTTTCATCTTCTGCTTCAGACTGTCACTTAAAAGCTTCTCAAGAAAATCCAAGTCTTTAATTTCACTGAGATCCACACATGAGTTCCCTGTGAGTTTCAGCTCATCTGTTAGTGTTGTGACGAAGCATCTGAACCACATGTCGCCGTCTCCACTCTTACTCTTGGCCTCCACTGTAGCTGCTTTCATTGCATTATTTACAGTCTGCTCCTTTTGTTTTAGATTTCCTTTGAAAACATTTAGAATTCTTTGGTTTTGATTGGTGAAGTATCTTTTcacttcatttttaatgaaaagtttaaAGTATGATCTGggattatgaatatattttatgtaatgctTGAAGTCCTCCTTTTCTGCAAGGAATTTCAGAATGTGTTTCTCCAGATTTGGTCTGTTCTCACAAAACGCTGCTATGTCAGACCGCATCTGTGCTGCCAAACCAATAGCAGTTTCATTGTAAACAGCTTGTAGGATGGACGGTTCAAGATTGCTGCAGATGAATTCACTCTGTATGATTGCTGGTGTGCCTCTGTAGAAGTTCATAAATACATTGCAATACTGAGTTTTTTGCTTCTCAAGATAAAGTCTCGGGTCATATGCTTCTCTGAATTCTTTGTGGAGCTCAGTAAACTCCTGTCTTGCAGTGTCACACACATGAAGACTGAGATCTATGGTAAACTCCTTTTTCAAGATGTAATTTTGGCTCTCTGATTGATGTTGCTGTACAGACTTTTTAACACAGTCTGTTATCTCCTGAATGTAACTATCATTATAGCCCCGTCTTCCAACTGGTGAATTCTTTGTTATTTTCTCAGTTTCCTGAATAATTTTATGAATCAGATTCCTTATTAAAGATTGACATTCAGCATTTAGGCCCTTCTTTGAGCTCTCTGTATCTTCCTCTGAAGATGCAGTGTCATCCGAATATTCTGGATCCTTCTTTAGCATAATATAGTCACAATAATCACTCCGGCGGTCTATCAGTTCATAATCTTTCTGATTTAATCGCTCATGTACAAAGGTCAGTTCATGGTTTTCCGATAGGATCTGCATCACATCCTCCCAAAAGTTCAAGTCTTCCAGTGGAGGAGTATCTTCCGTCATTTCAGTGACCCATTTACTCCACATCATGTCAAACTCCTCCTTCAGCATAAGTCCCTCTGTTTCTTTATTTCTCAGGCTCAAAGCTAGTTCCTTGctctgaaaaaaaagtttattttcatacTCTGTCCTTCTTTGTTCCAGCTGCTCCCTGGCTTTTTTCTGTTCAATTGCTTCATCTAACTTTCGTTTTGTTCCCATCACAAGGTCATCATGAAGATCTTTGATTCTGGTTTCAAATCTTCCTCGCCACTGACACAGAATGTCTTTATCTCTGTCCTCAAAGTATGACACCATAGATTTTTCTACCTGCTCTTTTGTCTTTCTCATTTCAGTCAACAAGTCATTTTCCTGAACCTTAATGTTTCCATTTGCAATTCTGTTGTAGAATTTGTCTTCAATGGTCATCATGGCGCTCCTGAGGTTCCACGTCCAGTCACTGTATTTAGTTTCCAGTTTTCTGTATACTGCGATCtcaagtgtgtttttgaagctgaaCACAAAGTTTTCATTCAGCAGTGCATTCCACAGATCATTAACACGCATTCTGAACTGAGAAAGTGTAATGCCATTAGATTTGGAAGCTTTTGAGAGAATGCTGTCCTTTAACTCCTGAATATTTCTGCTGTAGTTGGGGTTCGGTGGTGCCATTGGTGGGCTGCCTTCCCAGAGCTGTGCAAAATACTTCACATCATTCTGAACGTCAAATGCAATGATGTCACTGAAAAACTCTGTATCACAATCTTCCTCTTTAGCAGCGAGTTCAGTCATCTCATCCAGTTTCTCCTGCAGTCGTCTCCTTCCCTCCATGTTTTTCTCTCCGGCTGTAACATCTGAAACGTTCTGATGCACAAAGAAGCAGCTTGGATTCAGTCTGATCTTCTTCATCCTCATGAAGGCCTGAACAACAATCTGAAGAATGTCCTGCATCTCAGCTGTGTTTTCTCCAAAGATGTTGATCAATGTCATATTTCCAAGACCAACAACAAATGTGGCCATTTCATTATCGTGATTTCTTGTTGACCTTCCGGCCAGTTCTAGGCCACGAAGTCCTTCAGAATCAACGACCAGAATGTAGTCAAACTTCAGCAGTTGTTTCATCTCCTCCGAGACTCTGACCAGCTGCATGAAAGCTCCTCTGGTGCATCTGCCAGCACTGACGGCAAACTGCAGTCCAAACATGGCGTTCAGCATGGTGGATTTCCCAGAGCTCtgaatccctaaaactgacaacACATAGACTCTCTGGTCTCCCAGTTTCTTGATGAGTGCATCAAGAACCGCAGTAACCCAGATCAGAGGAACATGGACTGCATCGCCATCCATCAGCTCCAGTGGAAATCCAGAGATCATCAACTCTGCTGCAAGACTTGGAAGAGAGGAGAAGTTAAACTTCaggtcttttttgtttttctttacagATGAACATGATTCATATACCTGACCAATCTCT
It encodes:
- the LOC113040167 gene encoding interferon-induced very large GTPase 1-like, which gives rise to MKSLKNHDIFQLAAEQLIKRLHLESKHRLLRAVDFLQSDVQSQFPESCAEDELPQIFLQKLLMMDYRARDLQVKENNEQHHAHQTDSDSCKDVGDAYDDLFQETAKPADETNKSDPVHLMDVQMAVFHCADRFLKQLIVTKLSQCQYALPLLVPDPFTQQIEFPLWTFRQIKKSWKTFDDTGKISGKIQPVYKAETPMVAFFRFGPASSSKSQLMNSLINEKHNTFFHRNCPGSSRTRVLMDGVVEIAWYCPSGEKTDRFNHCVAFCNLRGDAGAHEKQLGILTEMASLNVAILPQLDKKDKSMTKIQTFYKDSKPLICLLTDNDSALTQMRKGKYKIGLKGRNQSVVSEVRRAINNVLLSTESCSFFKPEDVAKHSYIRVDEVSDDVCRKGKEAALQMIDLLKDTDLTEIKESFLQFQGKLWHQWCQKNKELHRPTLGELHKGSNIEKNKSSKKSEMQKIRELQQKSVLSQFIHIFIQKLNSQLGKETIYFLKWLGILLDDYTTESVSVLHHEYHEKWSTVLNLKKKHDKSQQMATAQVELERLSKKLQAATFGLEHILREIGQVYESCSSVKKNKKDLKFNFSSLPSLAAELMISGFPLELMDGDAVHVPLIWVTAVLDALIKKLGDQRVYVLSVLGIQSSGKSTMLNAMFGLQFAVSAGRCTRGAFMQLVRVSEEMKQLLKFDYILVVDSEGLRGLELAGRSTRNHDNEMATFVVGLGNMTLINIFGENTAEMQDILQIVVQAFMRMKKIRLNPSCFFVHQNVSDVTAGEKNMEGRRRLQEKLDEMTELAAKEEDCDTEFFSDIIAFDVQNDVKYFAQLWEGSPPMAPPNPNYSRNIQELKDSILSKASKSNGITLSQFRMRVNDLWNALLNENFVFSFKNTLEIAVYRKLETKYSDWTWNLRSAMMTIEDKFYNRIANGNIKVQENDLLTEMRKTKEQVEKSMVSYFEDRDKDILCQWRGRFETRIKDLHDDLVMGTKRKLDEAIEQKKAREQLEQRRTEYENKLFFQSKELALSLRNKETEGLMLKEEFDMMWSKWVTEMTEDTPPLEDLNFWEDVMQILSENHELTFVHERLNQKDYELIDRRSDYCDYIMLKKDPEYSDDTASSEEDTESSKKGLNAECQSLIRNLIHKIIQETEKITKNSPVGRRGYNDSYIQEITDCVKKSVQQHQSESQNYILKKEFTIDLSLHVCDTARQEFTELHKEFREAYDPRLYLEKQKTQYCNVFMNFYRGTPAIIQSEFICSNLEPSILQAVYNETAIGLAAQMRSDIAAFCENRPNLEKHILKFLAEKEDFKHYIKYIHNPRSYFKLFIKNEVKRYFTNQNQRILNVFKGNLKQKEQTVNNAMKAATVEAKSKSGDGDMWFRCFVTTLTDELKLTGNSCVDLSEIKDLDFLEKLLSDSLKQKMKNLQNSFKSINDIKMENCRKGPDEILIEHFCQCCWVQCPFCKAICTNTMEDHPGDHSVPFHRNIGLNGWSYRETTNLAVEICTTAVSSDRYFSPNSTDDAVPWKEYRKGGFNYANWSITPDFSDLLYWKWFVCRFQEDLERYYNKAFQGDGEIPDEWKQYTKKEALESLDKYM